The following DNA comes from Notoacmeibacter ruber.
AGCTATTGGCTAGCGGAATTTCCGCGATAGGGATGACAGCCGAACGTCGGCTTCAGCAAGCCATTCCCTGTAAACCAGCCGGACCGCTTTCGGCCCCCGTTTCAGACGTTCGTTCACCTGCCTTTTCCGGTGGGGAGATCGGTAGGCGCGATTTAGATCAGCGAAACTGTTCCACTTTCACCTCAAGGGTGCCGGCGACCTTCGACCAGGCTTTATCAGCGGTGACGATTGGAACACCTAGCTTCTGTCCCAGCGCAAGACAGGCGCGATCTCCATGGCTCAGGCCAAACGGCTTAGTGAGTGCAAACATCGCTCCGGCTGCGAAAGCAAGTTCGAGATCAAGCGCGACTGCGTTCAACCCTAGAGAAAGTATAAGCTCCTCTGCTTCCGATCGGCTCATCCAGCTTTGGCAGAACTTCGAGATGGCTTCCTGCACTGTCAGGGTCGATACTGCCGCCCCGGCATCGATCCAGCGCTCGACCTTCGTGGCACCACGTTCAGCGAATGCGTAAGCAAGAATAGCCGATGTATCGATGACGCAGGCGCTCATGAATTGGCTCCTCCGTCAGACTCGTCGCCAGGCTCAATTCGATCGATTTCCTGCTCGGCTTCGAGACGCTTTTCGGCAAGAAACTGATCGACGACGCTGACGCCAGGCCGTGCATATTTCTTGGCGATGAGCTGGGCGCGTTTGCGGCGGAGTTTTGCGGTGGTCAATGTAATTGCATCGCCATCAGCTTCGATCAGGACCTTGTCGCCTTTTGCGAGGCCCAGTGATCGACGCAGGTCTGCCGGCAATACGACGCGACCATTTTCCTGCATCAGCAATTCGTAGAGTTTCATCCCATTCTCCTCATGAAGGGTCTGCATCAGTCATGGTGCGGTTTAGGCGAAAAATCCTCTCAGATCATAATTGCCCCAAAAAGCGATGAATAGCCATTGCAGAAAAGTATGGCACAGATTGATTATTGACCTAATAAATTTCATATGGCTGAGAAAATTTCCATGCTCATGATTTCGTAATGCCCACAAGGCTAGCCGCAAGGTCACTAGATGGCACGTTGCCTTATTCTGTTTTCGATGCCATGCGCAAAAGCGACCGTTTCTGAGCATCAAGATGAAGGCAGGCTCAGAAACTAGCGTACCGATCTATTGCGCATGCTCATAAAAATCGCGTACGTTTATGGTACAGTCTTTTCAGAAATCTGAGTTCTCATGTCTCGCATCTTCGCCTACGCCCGTGTCTCCACGTTAGAACAGACGACAGAGAACCAGCTTGACGAAATCCGAGCAGCCGGCTTTAGTGTCCAGCCCCGGCGGATCGTGACGGAAACCATCTCCGGATCGATTGCCTCTTCTGAGCGCCCAGGTTTTTCAAAACTTGTCGATCGATTGGAGGAGGGCGATATCCTTGTGGTCACGAAGCTCGACCGGCTAGGCCGCAATGCGATGGACGTCAGAAAGACGGTCGACCAACTCGATGAACTCGGCATCAAAGTTCATTGCCTGGCTCTAGGCGGTGTTGATTTGACCAGCGCGGCGGGACGGATGACAATGGGTGTCATAAACGCCGTTGCAGAGTTCGAACGCGATCTTCTCATTGAACGTACGCAGGCTGGTCTGGACCGGGCGAGGGCGCAGGGCAGAAAATTGGGCCGTCCATCGCTGCTCACAGATGAGCAGAAGCGATCCATCGCAGACAAGCTCGCTGATGGTCGTTCGATCGCAAGCCTTGCGCGAGAATACGGCGTCAGTCGTCTGACGATCACGCGCGCTCGCGAAGGTTGAAAAGAGAGTGTACTGTGAAAGGTGGTTGGCATGTCAGTGCTGCGCCGCCAGAGCCATTCACCCCGGCGTTGAGGCTGATGAGAGAGGCGGCTCCGCTCGCAGTTGTTCATAACCCAATCTTTCGCGCCACGAGGCGGAGATCTTCCCGATTTCGTCCAACAGCCAACCGAAGACGCCTTCAATGATCCAAGCATCGGCTACCGATATAGCGTGAACTATCGATTTTGTGGTCTCGTCATCTCGTTTAGCACCCAACCTCTCCCAATGGATCGGATCGAGATGGTGGACGGGCCGGCAAGATCGGGGCCGGAAACGGTCAGTCCGGTTTCGGTGAACTCTCAATGGAAAGCTGCCGCGATGCAGGCATCGGAAAGTTTGCCGGTCGCGGCCTGTTTAGGCATGGCTTTCCTGTCAAGTGCGATGAAATTGCCGATCTTTCGGCGAATTGTCCGCTTCATCGACTTCAAAATGGCTCCCATTCGCCAATCAAAATGCGATAAAGCAGGGACTGGAGGAAGCGGCCACAAGCTGGCAGTCTATCGGCAATGTTCGAATTATCGGTTCGGATTCTGTTGAGGACCAGCCGAAGACAGCCGGATCGTCACTTTCCCTGAAGGCTGCGCCGACACGAAATGGGGTCTCGCCGCCCGGCAGTGTCGTGCCTGATGGCCAGAGAAGAAGCACTTCGCGGCCTTTCCCCAGTTCACTGCGGGCAAAAGCGAGATCGGGGCGGCGACCCTCGTTGAGAATAGGCTTTGCCGGCCGCTGAGCGAGCGGCCGTCGCGTTGGCAGGATCTCGCCGGCGATCGTGCCGATGGATATTTCACGTCATCCCTGCTTGCCGAGGGTTGCTCGGATCACGCCATCGGCCGCGGCACTTTGATACAGCAGGGGGCCCTCGGGATCTCCGCCGATGCTCAGCCTTTCCGAGGGCAGGTTGCGCCATCCTGCGCGTGCTGCGACCACGGACGAGGTGAAGGGTCTGCGCCGTGAAGCGCGCGATCTGAAGGAGTGCGTGGCCGATCTCACTTTGGAGAACCGGCTGCTCAAAAAAAGCATGATCGCGGATGGGGAAGACGACGAATGAGGTATCCCGCATCCGAAAAGCTCGAGATCATCCGGATCGTCGAGCAGTCGCACCTGCCCGCCAAACGCACGCTGGACCAGCTCGGCGTTGCTCGCCGGACCTTCTACCGCTGGTATGACCGCTACCTCGAAGGTGGGCCGGAGGCGCTTCAGGACCGCCCTTCAGCGCCGAGCAGGGTGTGGAACCGCATCGGAGACGATATCCAAGACCAGATCGTCGAGATGGCGCTGGAGCAGACCGATCTATCCCCGCGCGAGCTAGCAGTGCGCTTCACGGACGAGAAGCGCTACTTCGTGTCGGAAGCCACGGTCTATCGCCTCCTGAAGGCCCACGATCTGATCACCAGCCCGGCCTACACAGTGATCAAGGCCGCCGAGGCGTTCCACACGCAGACCACCCGTCCCAACGAGATGTGGCAGACCGATTTTACCTACTTCAAGATCATCGGATGGGGCTGGGTCTACCTCTCAACCGTGCTCGACGATTACTCGCGCTATATCATCGCCTGGAAGCTCTGCACCACCATGCGAGCCGAGGACGTCACCGACACGCTCGATATGGCACTGGCAGCCTCAGGCTGCAACCACGCCAATGTGCTGCACAGGCCCCGCCTGCTCAGCGACAATGGCCCCAGCTACATCGCGAGCGAGTTGGCCGAATACATCGACGCCAACAAGATGAGCCACGTGCGCGGCGCACCCTTCCACCCACAGACCCAAGGCAAGATCGAGCGCTGGCATCAGACGCTCAAAAACCGTGTGCTGTTGGAGAATTACTTCCTGCCGGGCGATCTCGAACAGCAGATCAAGGCCTTCGTCGAGCATTACAACCACCAGCGCTACCACGAGAGCCTCGACAACGTCACACCCGCCGATGCCTACTTCGGCAGGGCTGCCGCCATCATCAAACGAAGAGAAAGGATCAAGCGAAAGACACTCGAACATCGGCGCTTGCAACACCGCAAGCTCGCCGCCTAAACATAAATCCAAGACGAGGCCCACACTCCGCTGATCTACGCCGCGAGTTGTGCCAAATGTTCTGACGACGGACAGAACCCGGGGTGCCTTTGATAAAGGCGGTTTTTGGGGCCAGATACGATAGGCCGCACCGGATGCTATGCCGGCGTACTTGGAAGGGTTAGCTAGGCGGCGTCAAGCGCTGTCCATATGGCGTCTGAACTGTTGATAGCTCCGCGTCACCTCCTCCGCTTCTTCAAACGCTCTCTGCCGCTCTCGATCAAGACACATAAAATAGTCTTGTATTGTTGTGAGGTAGCTTTCAAACGATTGCTGGATGAGATCTGCATACCGCTTCAGAGCCTGGTCGTCCGACGGTACGAATGGCTTCTCAGGCGGGACACATTGTTGCGCAATCGCAACATCAATATGCAGAATCGAGATAAATGCATAAATTGCAATACTATAGGTGATGTGTTTCAGCATTCGGACCCCTTGAATTTCCTAATAACGAAACGTTAATGTCCCGTCGCTTGCTCCGCCCAGCCTAGCACATCAGCTAGAAATATTTTTCTTGATCCCAACTCGCTCCACCGTTAACGGAAATATCGTTCTGTTTCAAAACAGCGTTTTGATAACCTGACATATTGGGGCTGAGGGGCCATGCAGATCGCTGTGGGTCGACCGGTTGTCGAAGTTCGCTTTCGACAACTTCTTCAAGATGGAATGCAAATTTGGGTCGTGTGCGAGCAAGATGCTCGCCCGGCTCAATCGATGTGGAATGGCAGGTGGAGCCTGCGTGCGGTCGATCAGGCGACCGGCGAACACTACACCCTGGTCTCGCACCGCGCGCTAAAGACATTTCCTCATAGCAGCATCGAACCTCGCCGGCTGAGGACGGCGACAGGTCTGATCTCTTTGCTCGTCGGCCTCGGGATCGAAAATGTGTGCCTTCCGACACGCAAGGGCTCGGTCATGCAATCTGTTGTTCGGGAGAGGGGTGATGATTAAGACCCGCCGATTGGCGTGGCTGCTTGCAGGCTCGCTGACACTCACACCGATCATCGCCAAAGCCGACGGCATCGTATTCGTCATGGGCGAAGCGGGCCGACTGGAACGCCAGGCGCCACAATCGGAGTTCTCGCGCATCTATGGCGCGGACGCCAAGCAAGGCGACCGCAGCCTATTCCTGTTCGACCGGAACGCGGCCAAAGAAAAGGAACCGGCGGCCGTTTTGCAGGCGATAAAGGCTGCATCTTCGGCACCCGAAGCACATCCGACTATTCTGGCCGAAATCGACGCGACCGCTCTGCGCTATGGCGCCCATCCCGCTCTACGCGAAGCCGGTATCACCGTTCGCGACTGGTTGCGCCTGTTCAAGGCCAATATCGAAATCGAGAGCGCCTATAACCCGACCGCGCGCAGCCATGTCGGCGCGATCGGTCTCGGCCAGCTCATGCCGGACACTGCCACGAGGCTCGGCGTCGATCCGCATGACTGGCGGCAAAATCTCGATGGCTCGGCTCGCTACCTGCTCTTGATGCTGAGCCGGTTTCGCAATCCGCAACTGGCGCTCGCGGCCTACAATGCCGGCCCCGGTGCGGTCTCAGATCATAAGGGCATCCCGCCCTACCCCGAAACGCAGAACCATGTCGTCAAGGTCATGGCTGTCGTCGCGCGTCTTCAAGGAGAAACATCATGAAAGCGCTTAATTACGTAATGGCGGTGGCGGCTTTGACGCTGCTCGTCGTGGAGCCGGCCTTTGCACAGAGCGTCGATCTGTCGCCGGTACAAAACCTTCTGCAGGGCATCGTCGATACGATTACCGGCCCCCTCGGCATCGTCATCGGCACGCTCGCTCTGATCGGCGTCTTTCTGTCCTGGCTGTTCGGTGTGCTGGACTTCCGCCAAGCCATGTGGACCGTGATCGCCATTGCCGGCGTTGCGGCCGCCCCGACCATCGTTGCGGCGATCTGGTCGAGCTGAGCGACTTTCATGGCTGAGCAGTCCCGAATCTATCTTGGTTTAGTGAAGCCGCCCAAGCTTCTTGGGCTGCCGATCATGTACACGATGATCTGGCTGTTCGGCTCGGTGCTGCTCTTTCTCTGGATTCAGAACTGGCTCGTCGCGGTGATAGCGGCGGCCGCCTATCCGCTGCTTTGGATAGCGGCGGACTGGGACCCTCATTTCATCGACGTGGTGGCGACCACCTTGCAGGAAACGCCGCCTACCGCGAACCGCAAGAAGCATGGCGGGGACAGTTATGGGCCATAGTCTCGTATCCTATGACGAGGCGTTGTTGCCGGCGTGGATCGCCAAGGAAAAACGTCTGTCTTCGCTGCTTCCCTACGTGTCGCTGGTCGATGATACGACCGTGCGGACGCGCGGCAATGAACTGTTCCAGTGCATTCGCCTCGACGGTATCAATAGTCATACGACCGATGATGAATTTCTGGACAAGACCCGAGCGCTCTTCGCACGGATCGTCGCGCAAAGCGGGTCGGAATACGCTTTTTATGTCCACAAGGTCTCCCGGCCTGTCGAACACGGCCTGACACCGGTCGATGGCGATGATTTCGCGGCGGTGGTCGATCGGCGCTGGCGGGCCTATCTCGACAATGGAGAGCTGCGCGAAAAGACCCTGACTTTGACGGTCATGAAGCGACCGGCGCTCGGCCAGAAGGTTCCACTCCGACGAATGAAGTCGATCGCGGCGCTGCGCGGCGAAACAGACAAGGCGCTTCGCAAACTGCGCGAAGTGACGAACTTCCTGCGCTCGACCTTTTCGGACATGAACCCGCGTCTTTTGTCAGCCGATGCGGGCGAACTGCTCGGCTTCCTGGCGGCGCTCAACACAGGACACGAAACGCCGCTCTATCGCGGTTCGGCCTATGGCTATCTGGCCCAGGACGTCGCCAATACCCGCGTCACATTCAAAGGCGCGAATTTTTATCTTTCGGAAGGAGCCGGGCAAAACCGTGTCGGCACGACCTTTGCCGTCAAGAGTTATCCGGCCCGCTCCGAATGCACCATGTTCGATGAGCTGAACCTGCCAATCGATATGGTCATCACCCATTCGTTCACGACGATGAACTCGAACGTCATGGCGGGTCGGATCAAGCGCGAGATGCGTTTGCGGCGCGCGGGCGATGATGGCGCCGCATCACTTCTGGAAGAGATGCCGCATGCACTGGACGATCTGGAAACGGGCCGGCTCGCTTTTGGCCATCACCACATGACCGTCAGTGTCTTTGCCGAAAGCGAAAGCCAGCTCGAAAGCGTTGGCGCGGAAATCCGCAACATCGCGACGATGGAAGGCATGACTCTCGTCAATGAGAGTTTCGCGGCCAAGACGCACTTCTTTGCGCAGCATCCGGGCAATGGATTGAAGCGCAGCAGGAAGGCCGCCGTCACAAACCAGAACTTCGCCGATTTTGCAGCGTTTCACCGTCCGCAAAAGGGCAAGAAGGGCGATCGCGTTCCATGGGGAACGCCGATCACAATGTTCCCGACCATCGATCGGGGCGGTTTCTGGTTCAACTTCCACGAAGAAGGCTCGCCGGACGCCGAGCCGACGAGTGGTCACACCCTCATTATGGGCCGCCCCGGTTCGGGCAAGTCGGTTCTGGCAGCTTTCTTGATGACACAGGCACGGCGAACAGGCGCGCGCATGTTCGTCTTCGACTACCGGCGCGGCATGGAAATGGCCGTGCGCGCAAATGACGGGCGCTATGCAGCGATCAGGGCGGGCGAAACCACCGGCCTTAACCCCCTGCGCACCGAAACCGACCTGCGGGGCCAAGCCTGGCTTGCCGACTGGCTGGCGGCGCTTATCCATCGCACCGACAAGCCATTAGCTCCGATACAGATCAACCGGATTCAGGAAGCGGTGCGCCAGAATGCAGAGGCCCACGAGGATCTACGCAACTGGTCGGACCTCGCGACGCTGTTTGCGTCGGCCGATGATGGCGGCGACGTCTTCGACCGGCTGCGCGAATGGACTGAAGACGGCCGTTATGGCTGGATTTTCGGGCAGAGCCACGAGGACACCTTTTCTCTGGAAGGCGATCTCGTCGGCTTTGATCTGACCGGCATTCTCGACAGCGAAAGCGAGAAGGAACGCATGGCGGTCCTCTCCTATCTCTTTCGCCGTGTCGAAAGGGAAATCGAGGACCGGCGTCCAACCATTATCTTCATCGATGAGGCATGGAAGGCTCTCGACAATAGCTATTTCGCTGAACGGCTGAACAATTGGCTGGTCACGGCCAGAAAGCAGAACGCCGTTGTCGTGATGATGACCCAATATGCAAGCCAGCTTGAGCGAACCCGCACCGGAAAGACCATCGTTGAGGCGGTGCCGACGCAGGTTCTTTTGCCGAACATCCGGGCCAAAGCCGACGATTATCAGATGCTCAATCTGCACAGCAAAGAACTGGACGTGCTTCTGAACTCCGGCAGCAATTCGCGCATGGGTCTGGTCCGCGACGATCGCGGATCGGTCGTGGTCGATGCCGACCTTGGCGCGCTCGGCCCCCTGCTGACTATTCTCGGTGGCATGGAAAAGGGCGAACAGCTCGTCGGCTCTGACTATCGCGACCGACCCGATTTCTGGAGACTGTCATGACCAAACCGGCACTTTTGTCGCTTCTGATGCTGAGCCTCGTTGCCGGCTGTGGCCATCGGCCCTCCACCGCGAAATGCTTCGGCTTCGCCGAGACGGACGGACCCTGCACGTTCGAACCGGTCGCAAATGAGCCCGTCCCGGTTTCGGCCTTCGAAAGGCTCGACAATGAATAGGGCCGCAACCTTCTTCCTGTCATGCATCGCTCTGGCGCTGCCGGTGGCAGCGTTCGGCCAGGGCGTGCCTGTCACCGACACGCAGCAGCATATTCAGCGTGAAGCGATCATCGGCCAGGCCGACGCCGATCTCACGATTCAGAAGGACAAGTTTCTGAAAGCGCAGCGCCTGCTGGAAATCCAGCAGGAGCAGCTTGACGAGCTGAAGTCGATCCATAGCGCCTTGACGCTCGGCGACACCAACGTTGCCGGCACGATTGACGCCATAGAAGCGGGCACGAGCGAAGAGACTGCCGCTGAAACGCTCTATGCGACCGAAGACAGCAACCCCGGCGCGCCGCAGATGTTCGGCGATGCCTCCGGCACGGTCGAAGAGCTGATTATCAAAGTCGCCAAGGAAACTCATGGCCTCGCCGGCGTTGGTAAGGCCGGCTTGTCGGTGGTTCAATGGCGCTGCCTTCTACAAGCGCTCATCTGGCAGGAATCGCGCTTTTCCATCGGCGCGAAATCCCCCGTCGGTGCGTTCGGCCTGACGCAGATCATGCCAGGCACTGCATCAGACCTCGGCATTTTTCCGGGCTATTACGATAGCCCCTATTTGCAGGTGACGGGCGGCGCTCGCTATCTGGCGAAAATGCTGAACATGTTCGGCGGCAACGTCATCCATGCCCTCGCCGGCTATAATGCCGGTCCCGGCAATGTGCAGAAATATGGCGGGGTGCCGCCGTTCAAGGAAACCCAGCACTACGTTCAGGTGATTCCCGAACGCTACAATCATTATCTGGCAACGGTCGGTGGGATCGATGCGCTCGGCACGATCGAGCCCGGTCTTCTGGCCAACTCCAATGTCAGTCTGACCGGAGCCGGCGCGTCCTATTACGCCAATAATGCCCTCGCCTCGCTCAAAGCGATGGCGGAGCGCACCATCTCGATCATCGAGCGGATCGAAACGACAAGCGACGTCCATGAGGCGCTTTCACTCAATACGCTCGCCCGGGCTGAATTGGGCCGCGCGATCGCCATGTGGGCGCGGCTGCAATCGGTCAACATTCAACCGCTCTCCGCCGAACAGATCGCGACGGCCGCCGCCATGGCGGCCGAACGTCGATACATGGATTTTACCCTGGAGGATTTGTGACCATGGCCCTGCGAACCATTCGCGACCTCGCATACGGAAGTCTACTTGCCGCGAGCCTCGCTGCCGCGCCAACGATGGCGCTCGCGCAAGGCGTGCCGACAATCGACGCGACGAACATTGCGCAGGAGATCAAGCAGCTCCAGCAGATGCTTGAGGACTACGGCATCCAGACCGACCAGCTCGACAAGCTGGTTGAGCAGATCGAAAAGCTGCAAGAGCAGATCGACCAGCTCAAGGAGACTTATGCCGCTCTAACCGGCTCGACCGACATTGTTCAGGCGCTGATGGACGGCGACGGGCTGAACGGTCTTCTCGATCAGGAGTTCAGCGATGTTCTGGACCTCATTCAGAAGGTCCAGACTGGCGATTTCACGGGTCTGATTGGTGATGCGTCCGGCGAGATGAAAGGCCGGATGACAAAGGTGCTGGAAGAAGCCGGCTTCGATTCCGACACGCTCAGCCAAATGGCGTCCAGCGGCAATGCCGGTGCCAAGAACGTTGCCACGCGCGCTTCATCCGGCGCGGTGATGGCCGCGGCTGCGCAGACCAGCCATGACGAGGCAGGGCAGGGCATGGAGCGGATCGAAGATCTGGTCGGCATGACGTCCGACATGACGACGCTCAAGGAAAGCGTGGATCACAATACGCGCGTGACGGCCGAAGCCGTTATCCAGCTCATTTCGATCCAACGGCTTATCGCCACGCAGACAGCCGGTATCGGCCAGGGCGGCGTGATCGATGCGGCGACGATCGCCGAAGAGCAGAAATACATGGATTTCACCCTCCCCGATCTGGAATGAACGCATGACCGCCGCCGTCACCAAAGAAGAATTTATCGAGGAAGAGCTGGTTTATGGCGCCCGGCGCCGTGAAAGGCTTTGGAAGGGGCTGGGGCTGGCTGGCGCGCTCTTTGGTGTCACGGGCTGCCTGGCCGCTGCTGCCGTTTCGATCCTCGATGTCGATCCGCCGCCCGTCGTCGTTCCGTTCGACAGCGAAACCGGCGTCGCCTTGCCGAACGCCAGAGTCGAAGCGGTCTCGCTTGCGCAAAATCCGGCCATTATCCAGTCGGAAGTCTACCGCTATGTCAGCTTGCGCGAGACCTATAACCAGCTCGACAATGACGTGCGGGTCCGTCGGGTTCTGGCGATGTCCGCTGGCGCGGCCGAAGGATCTCTTCGCCAGCTCTGGACGAGCGGTCATGAAAACTATCCGCCGAACAAATACGGCAATGACGCCCGCCTCGATGTGCAGGTTGGCTCAATCAATCTGATAACCAACAACCGTGCCCAGGTACGGTTTCGCAAGCGTCTCGCGTCACAGCGAGGCACGCAGACCGGCTCGTTCACGGCAACGCTCATGTTCGAATTTCGCCCCGAGCGCAGCCGCAAGATCGATGAAGTGTGGCGTAACCCCTTCGGTTTCACGGTCGTCGAATACGCCGTGACTTCCGACAAGCTGGAATAAGACGATGCGTAAGTTCGTGATGGCGGCCGTCTCGCTCGGCCTGACGCTCTGTGCGTTCAGCGCTCATGCGGAATACAACCCCCGCAAAGGCCCCTATGATGCCCGCGTCCGCAATGCGACCTATCGTGATGGCGAGGTCTATCGCGTTCGCGTGTCGCTGACGCATGTCACGACGATTGAGTTCGGGAAAGGCGAAACCATCCGCTCGATTGTCGCCGGCGACACCGAAGGGTTCCAGCTCGACGGTGTTCCGGGCGGAAGGGCCTTCGCCATCAAGCCCGCCGCTGTCGGCGTCAGTACGAACATCACGGTCTATACCAATCAGCGCAGCTATTATTTCAGCGTGACGGAGGCCGAAGCGCCGACCCATTACGTCATCCGCTTCACCTATCCGGAGACGAAGAAGGCCGACGACAAACACGCCATCGCAAAGCTCTCACCGAACTATGCCTATGGCTCCAGTGGCGACGTCGAAATCACGCCCGCCGCGATATGGGATGACGGCACCTTCACCTATTTCCAGTTCGCGCCCAACGCGCCGGTTCCGGCGATTTTCCGCTGGTCGAAAGGCAATGAGCGATCCGTCAACGCCATGGCGACCGAAAACGATGTGATCCGGGTTTCCGGCATCAATGACCGTTGGGTGCTGCGCCTTGGCGATCAGGAAGTTTGCATTCAGGGTGGGGTGATTCAATGAGCGAGAGCGACGATCTTAACGAGCGGCTGAAAGCGCTTGAGAACGATAGTGATCGAAAGCGCAGCGCTTCGCGCATGTCGCCGCTGGCTGCTATTGCGGTCATCGCACTGATTGCTCTTTTCGGCTTTCTCGCCTTCCTCTTTCTGCAGGACGATGACGAAACGCAATTTGCCACCAGTCAGCCATCAGAGTTTCAGGCCGAAGGCGAAGGCTTCGGAGAAATTGAGCCATTTCCAAAGCCGGAACCTGCTCCGGCTCCGCAAGTCGTGGTCCAGGAGGTCGCACCAGACCCCAATGACGAGCTGCTGGCGCGCATCGAATCTTTGCAGGAAGAGATTGAACGTCTACGCAACACACCAGCGCCCGCACCTGACAACAGCGCCCAGGACGCAGCCATCACCCGGCTGACGAATGAGCTGCTGCAATTGCAGGCGGCCAATCAGGACGCACAGGCGGAGTTTCAGCGTCAGCTTGCCGAACGTGATCGGCAGATGCGCCAGCTTCAAGCCGATCTCGATTTGGCAAAGCTCAACAATCGGCCAACGGCTCCGATCCATACCAGTGCCGAAGATGCGCGCCTGGCCGAACTGGAACGGAGGCGGCGCGAGGCCGAAGAGTTCTTCAAGGCGCGTGTCGATAGCGACAGCATCGCATATGGCGGCACGAGCGGAGCAACGTCCGCTGCCGCCGAAGCTGCCGAAAACCTGCTGGATTCGGCAACCAACTTCGTGCGCAACGGTGCGGCCCGGGCCGAAGTGACGCAAGCGGCGAGCGGCGATCCGGCCAATACCGTTCCGCAAGGAACGATGATACAGGCCGCCCTCGAAACGGCGATCGACAGCACCCTGCCCGGCGATGTCCGCGCTATCGTATCCGAAGATGTTC
Coding sequences within:
- a CDS encoding PIN domain-containing protein: MSACVIDTSAILAYAFAERGATKVERWIDAGAAVSTLTVQEAISKFCQSWMSRSEAEELILSLGLNAVALDLELAFAAGAMFALTKPFGLSHGDRACLALGQKLGVPIVTADKAWSKVAGTLEVKVEQFR
- a CDS encoding AbrB/MazE/SpoVT family DNA-binding domain-containing protein is translated as MKLYELLMQENGRVVLPADLRRSLGLAKGDKVLIEADGDAITLTTAKLRRKRAQLIAKKYARPGVSVVDQFLAEKRLEAEQEIDRIEPGDESDGGANS
- a CDS encoding recombinase family protein encodes the protein MSRIFAYARVSTLEQTTENQLDEIRAAGFSVQPRRIVTETISGSIASSERPGFSKLVDRLEEGDILVVTKLDRLGRNAMDVRKTVDQLDELGIKVHCLALGGVDLTSAAGRMTMGVINAVAEFERDLLIERTQAGLDRARAQGRKLGRPSLLTDEQKRSIADKLADGRSIASLAREYGVSRLTITRAREG
- a CDS encoding lytic transglycosylase domain-containing protein; translation: MIKTRRLAWLLAGSLTLTPIIAKADGIVFVMGEAGRLERQAPQSEFSRIYGADAKQGDRSLFLFDRNAAKEKEPAAVLQAIKAASSAPEAHPTILAEIDATALRYGAHPALREAGITVRDWLRLFKANIEIESAYNPTARSHVGAIGLGQLMPDTATRLGVDPHDWRQNLDGSARYLLLMLSRFRNPQLALAAYNAGPGAVSDHKGIPPYPETQNHVVKVMAVVARLQGETS
- a CDS encoding TrbC/VirB2 family protein: MKALNYVMAVAALTLLVVEPAFAQSVDLSPVQNLLQGIVDTITGPLGIVIGTLALIGVFLSWLFGVLDFRQAMWTVIAIAGVAAAPTIVAAIWSS
- a CDS encoding type IV secretion system protein VirB3; translated protein: MAEQSRIYLGLVKPPKLLGLPIMYTMIWLFGSVLLFLWIQNWLVAVIAAAAYPLLWIAADWDPHFIDVVATTLQETPPTANRKKHGGDSYGP
- a CDS encoding type IV secretion system DNA-binding domain-containing protein, with translation MAGTVMGHSLVSYDEALLPAWIAKEKRLSSLLPYVSLVDDTTVRTRGNELFQCIRLDGINSHTTDDEFLDKTRALFARIVAQSGSEYAFYVHKVSRPVEHGLTPVDGDDFAAVVDRRWRAYLDNGELREKTLTLTVMKRPALGQKVPLRRMKSIAALRGETDKALRKLREVTNFLRSTFSDMNPRLLSADAGELLGFLAALNTGHETPLYRGSAYGYLAQDVANTRVTFKGANFYLSEGAGQNRVGTTFAVKSYPARSECTMFDELNLPIDMVITHSFTTMNSNVMAGRIKREMRLRRAGDDGAASLLEEMPHALDDLETGRLAFGHHHMTVSVFAESESQLESVGAEIRNIATMEGMTLVNESFAAKTHFFAQHPGNGLKRSRKAAVTNQNFADFAAFHRPQKGKKGDRVPWGTPITMFPTIDRGGFWFNFHEEGSPDAEPTSGHTLIMGRPGSGKSVLAAFLMTQARRTGARMFVFDYRRGMEMAVRANDGRYAAIRAGETTGLNPLRTETDLRGQAWLADWLAALIHRTDKPLAPIQINRIQEAVRQNAEAHEDLRNWSDLATLFASADDGGDVFDRLREWTEDGRYGWIFGQSHEDTFSLEGDLVGFDLTGILDSESEKERMAVLSYLFRRVEREIEDRRPTIIFIDEAWKALDNSYFAERLNNWLVTARKQNAVVVMMTQYASQLERTRTGKTIVEAVPTQVLLPNIRAKADDYQMLNLHSKELDVLLNSGSNSRMGLVRDDRGSVVVDADLGALGPLLTILGGMEKGEQLVGSDYRDRPDFWRLS
- a CDS encoding lytic transglycosylase domain-containing protein, translated to MNRAATFFLSCIALALPVAAFGQGVPVTDTQQHIQREAIIGQADADLTIQKDKFLKAQRLLEIQQEQLDELKSIHSALTLGDTNVAGTIDAIEAGTSEETAAETLYATEDSNPGAPQMFGDASGTVEELIIKVAKETHGLAGVGKAGLSVVQWRCLLQALIWQESRFSIGAKSPVGAFGLTQIMPGTASDLGIFPGYYDSPYLQVTGGARYLAKMLNMFGGNVIHALAGYNAGPGNVQKYGGVPPFKETQHYVQVIPERYNHYLATVGGIDALGTIEPGLLANSNVSLTGAGASYYANNALASLKAMAERTISIIERIETTSDVHEALSLNTLARAELGRAIAMWARLQSVNIQPLSAEQIATAAAMAAERRYMDFTLEDL
- a CDS encoding type IV secretion system protein: MALRTIRDLAYGSLLAASLAAAPTMALAQGVPTIDATNIAQEIKQLQQMLEDYGIQTDQLDKLVEQIEKLQEQIDQLKETYAALTGSTDIVQALMDGDGLNGLLDQEFSDVLDLIQKVQTGDFTGLIGDASGEMKGRMTKVLEEAGFDSDTLSQMASSGNAGAKNVATRASSGAVMAAAAQTSHDEAGQGMERIEDLVGMTSDMTTLKESVDHNTRVTAEAVIQLISIQRLIATQTAGIGQGGVIDAATIAEEQKYMDFTLPDLE
- a CDS encoding virB8 family protein, translated to MTAAVTKEEFIEEELVYGARRRERLWKGLGLAGALFGVTGCLAAAAVSILDVDPPPVVVPFDSETGVALPNARVEAVSLAQNPAIIQSEVYRYVSLRETYNQLDNDVRVRRVLAMSAGAAEGSLRQLWTSGHENYPPNKYGNDARLDVQVGSINLITNNRAQVRFRKRLASQRGTQTGSFTATLMFEFRPERSRKIDEVWRNPFGFTVVEYAVTSDKLE